A segment of the candidate division KSB1 bacterium genome:
TGCAACCAGAGAAAAACAATTGCTTTCTGATCATGCGTTAAAAGTATTCAAAAAGCCATTGTCTTTACCGGAATTTAGCGGCTTTTTTAGTGTTTATTTAAATTAAAATTAAGGTAGAACTGTAAAGATGAGTAGTGGGAAAAACCAATTGATTAATGCTTTATCCGGGGCTGTCGCTGAAACTTTTGAGGGATTGGCCTTTGCTGAAGTTGAAAAACCCGGCAAATGGCGCGCTACATATTGTCATCGGTGAAAATTTGTCTTTTGAACTTACTAAATCTTTATCAGGTGAAGATAGGCAAGAAATAGCAGACTCATTAGTAAGAGATTCCATAGCAGAAATTGCCAATATTATTGGTGGTAGTTATTTGCGCTTTATAACCCTGGAAAATCATAAATATGAGTTAGGTATTCCTGTTTCGCGTAGAATAGCCGATAAGAAGTCAGAGTTTAATGAGAAATCTGCAATTTATATGGCTTTTGATATTGAAGGGAATAAAATTTATGTAATGTTGACTAATTCACAAAATTGAGCTTATACTGGCAGAAAACTAAATAATTAGTATAAAATCACCTTATCATTCTTGGCTTAGAATAGAATATCTTAAAAGGGGATAACAACCTTTATTATTCTACTCAATAAGTTCTTCTTCGGGTAATACTTGCCGATTTGCTTGGTAAGAATTGCCTACTCTCAAGTTTTACCTTCCTTGTAAGACTAAGACATATATCTATATATCAATAATAAACAATAGGTTATGGTTTAAAATATTATTGAAATAATCTGGCATATGTCTTGCTAAAGAGATTCAAATAGTTACCAACCGAGAGGATTTATAATTGGAATATATAAAAGATCAAGAAGAGCTTGATGCAATTTATCAAGACATCCAAAAGGAAATTGAAGAAAAAAGTTTATATCAGCAGTCAATTAGAACGTTTGATTTTAAGCAGCCAGACCGCATTACCCGCAATGCAAAAAAAATTATTGAAAATATACAAGATAATTTTTCAAAGGAAGTTGCGTCTCACCTGAATAACAAACTTCGGGCAAATGTTAACATTCAGTTAGTTTCCTTAAGTCAGCAGTCTTTGTCAGAATTTATAGAAGGAATGGACGTACAATCTTGTTTCTATGTGTTTAGGATAAATGAATATGATAGGGAAGCTGTTCTTGAGATACATCCTCACCTGGCATTTTATATAGTAGATCGGGTAATGGGTGGCCCGGGTCATGGTAACCAGTTAGACCGGGAATTGACAAAAATAGAACAGATAATCATGAAGCAAGTGGTCGCCGAAATTCTGGAAATAAACCGAGTGGCTTGGAGCCGGATAGTTTCTTTTACGATTGGCTCACAAAATTATTATAGTAGTTCAAATTACATTCAGTTTGCAAAAACCGGGGAAACTATTGTTTCGGTAACTTTTGAAGTTTCTATTGAAGATACTCAAAGTATGCTGGTGCTTAGTTATCCGTATTACTTAATAAATGATTTAGTGCCGGATATAAGCTCAAATAGTGAAAAAAATCAAGTAAGTAATGTTCGTAGTAAGGCGTTAATTAATAAAAATTTAGAAACCTCAAAAACACCAATTTCTGTAAATTTAGGTCAATCAAAATTATCTTTAAAGGATCTGATTAATTTGAAAAACGGGGACGTAATTCTTTTGAATAAACAAACAACAGATAATCTGGAACTAATTGTTGGAAAAAAACCTCGCTTTTATGGTAAAGCTGGTATTATAAAAAATCGCTTTGCTTTTAAAGTAGCTCAAAGATCTCAAAGCTAATAAGGATAAGCAAATGGAAGAAGAAAACACTGATATGGAAAATCCGCAGGAAGGTACAGAAGTCGTTCAGGAAAAGGATGCTGCACAACAGAAATTATTTAAAGAGGATTTAAGTGCATTACCCATGAGCGATGATGAAGATAAAAGTGACTCATTATTAAATTCCAAAACTCTGGAATTCTTATTTGACCTGGAGTTACTAATGTCCGTGGAGTTGGCAAGAAAAGAAATGAGGCTTCAGGATATAGTCAATTTGGATGAGGGGTCTATCGTAGAATTTGATAAACTCGCAGGTGAGTCGGTTGATATTCTGGTTAACAACAAAAAAATTGCTGAAGGAGAAGTTGTTGTGATCGATGACCGATTTGGTGTTCGAATTGTTGACTTGGTTAACCCAACAGATCGAATCAAAGACCTTACCAAGTTAGCCTCATAATGAAGAAGAAGACGCGCAAAAAAATTACAATTGTTCTCGTTGTACTGGCTTTTTTGATGGCAGGAGTGAATTATATATTGCTTGGACATGGGCAAGTTCCAGCAGAGCAGCAAAGTCCTGCAACCGTACCAAATTTCACTGAACTCATTTTCCAATCTATTATTCTTTTGGGCTTCATCATTCTGTTGATTTATTTCATCTTGTATCTACTCAAAAGATTTGTTTATAAAAATCCTGCCCAACATTCAAACAATGCATTCGAAATCCTGAGTATTACACCACTTATACCTAAAAAATCAATATGTGTCATAAAAATGGTTGACCGTATTTTGGTTTTAGGGTTAACCGAAAACGCAATCAGTCCTATCACACAAATTGATAACCCGGATCAACGCAGGGAATGGGAGGCTGCTTTTAAAAATTCTGGCGGTTCTACTGCCAGATCATTTTCAGCTCAGTTAGAAAAAATATTTCGTGGAATTAAGAAATAGATTCAATGAAAAAATATGCATCTAAATCTTTATTGATTATAATCATCCTATTTACCGGAATAGTTGTTTCAGGTATAGGAGATGTAATTGCACAGCAGCCTATCCCTAGAATATCAATCTCAATTGATGGGGCGAAAAGTCCAAAGGACGTAGCTGTAACCCTGGAAATTCTCCTTTTAATGACTGTGCTGACGTTAGCTCCGGCTATTCTTGTTCTAACAACTTCTTTTACCAGGATCATTGTCGTTTTTCACTTTCTTCGCCAGGCAATGGGTTTGCAACAAATGCCTCCTAATCAGGTATTAATTGGACTGGCCCTCTTCCTGACTCTATTCATCATGAACCCGGTCTATACTCAGGTATACCAAAACTCCGTGAAACCATATCTAGCAGAAGAAATGTCTTTTGATGATGCCGCTGCAAGTGCAATCAAGCCTATAAGAGAATTCATGCTAAAAAATACGCGAGAAAAGGATGTAAGCCTTCTTGTAAGTATAGCGAATATCAATAAACCATCAAACGAAAATGATTTGCCGACTCATTTACTGGTTCCGGCTTTTGTAATCAGTGAGCTCAGGGTAGCCTTTCAAATTGGATTTGTAATTTATATGCCCTTTCTCGTCATAGACATTGTAGTTGCTAGTATTTTAATGTCCATGGGTATGATGATGTTACCACCTGTAATGATTTCACTGCCATTCAAAATAATGCTCTTTGTTCTCATTGATGGTTGGTACTTATTGGTCGGTTCGGTAATTAAGAGCTTTGTAATTTGAGGAATTTATGACACAAGAATTCGTTATTGAAATTGGAAAATATACACTATCAACTGCATTTATGGTGGCAGCGCCAATGCTTTTTTCTGGATTAATCATCGGTGTTAGCATTGGAATATTTCAAGCAGTCACACAAATACAAGAAATGACACTAACATTCATTCCAAAAATATTAGTAGTAGTTATGACTTTGTTCATTTTTTTGCCCTGGATATTAAATGTATTGACTTCATTCGCAACTGAATTATTCAACATGATTGAATTGATGAGTAAATAAGAAAGTAAAATCGGTGTTTGGTTTAACGCAGGTAGACATACTTAAATTCTTTATTATTTTCGTCAGGATGGGAGCCATCATGTTGATCTTACCCTTTTATGGCGAAAAAGGAGCTCCGGTACAGATAAAATTAGCTTTGGCTATTATGATTACGGTAATTGTATTTCCATTGATCTCTGTAGATGCAAGTTTGCTTAGATCGGTTACGTTTTTGGGCACGTCTATTTTATTAATCCAAAGCCTTTTGGCTGGATTGCTAATTGGCTTTATTCCTGTTTTATTATTCACAGGATTTCAACTGGGTGGAGAGATCGCGGGATTTAATATTGGATTTGCAATAGTTAGTGTGGTGGACCCCCTTTCTGAAAGCAGAATATCGTTAATAGCTCAATTCAATTATATCATCGCAATTTTGGTTTTTATTTCAATTAATGGCCACTTCTACCTGCTTGAAGGTGTTGTAAAAAGTTTCCAAGTTATGCCATTGATTGGTTCGACATTTCCTGAGATTGCCGGACAAATGCTGCTTCAAACCAGTGCAAACATTTTTGTCATTGGAATGAAAATAGCGGCGCCAGTCCTTGTTGCCATTTTACTGACAAATACAGGATTGGGTATTCTAGCAAGGACGATCCCCCAATTAAATATTTTCATCATTGGTTTCCCACTTCAGATTAGTGTTGGATTAATAACCCTTGGGTTGTCTATTCCAACATTTGTCTTTTTGTTCGAAAAAACATTTAAAGCAGCTTATCGTGATTGGTTGTTTTTTATCAAAGCATTTAAATGAGATAGAGTATGCCTGCAACAGCAGCAGAAAAAACTGAACGAGCTACATCGAAGAAGCGTGAAGACAGCCGAAAAAAAGGTACAGTTGTTAAAAGTACAGAGGTCAACACAGCTGTCATCCTCTTGACTGGTACATTGGCTCTTTCATTCACGGCAAGTTATTTCGTCGGGAATATCCGTTTTTTTATGACAGATGTCTTTACTCATGCCACAGAGTTTGAGATTACGGCAACGAGCATCCAGGGTTACAGCTATAATGGTATCTTGTTGCTGTTGAAAACCGTTGGTCCAATCCTCCTTAGTATTTTTTTACTTGGTATAACAGCCAATGTTATGCAGGTAGGATTTATGGTTTCAGGACAAGCGCTTAAATTTGAACTTAAAAAGATAAGTCCCTTAAGTGGATTTAAACGGATGTTTTCTGCCAAATCCGTTGCCGATCTTGTTAAGAGTATTATCAAAATAATTGTTGTAGGTTTTTTGATTTTCTCTGCTATCAAAAGTGCATCTGAAGATTTCATTCCGCTTATGGATCAAAATGTCGCCTACATATTTGCTTTTATCGGGATGACGATGCTGAAAATCTCTTTACGGGCTTCAATTGGTATTGTGGCTTTAGCAGCATTTGATTATGCATTCCAAAAATGGGAATATGAAAAAAGTTTGAGGATGACTAAGCAAGAAGTCAAAGAAGAAATAAAAGAGCAAGAAGGTGATCCGATAATGAAAGCCCGCATTCGCAGTATTCAGCGGGAAGCCTCAAGAAAACGAATGATGACTGAAGTGCCTAAGGCTGATGTTGTGATCACGAACCCAATTCACTATGCGGTTGCTTTGAAATACAAGTCAGAAGAAGCCGAAGCTCCTATAGTTATTGCGAAGGGCGCTCGGAAAATGGCCCATAAGATTAAAGAGATTGCCAAAGAGCACGGTGTGCCCATCGTTGAAAATCCAAAATTAGCCAAAACAATTTACAAGATGTGTGACCTGGGTATGCAAATCCCATTGGACCTTTACCGAAGTGTTGCAGAGATATTGGCATATGTGTATGGCCTAAAACAGAAAGCAAATTAGTAAGTGAATCAACCAGCAAGAAATTTGATCTCCCGGATTACGGGCCATAGCGATATCCTGATGGCATTTGGCATCATCTTGATTTTGACGATCATGATTGTGCCGATACCCACCGCTTTCATGGATTTGTTATTGGTTATAAACATCACTTTCGCACTAACTGTGTTATTGGTCACACTCTATATAAATGAACCACTCGAATTTTCTGTTTTCCCCGGTATGCTTTTGATATTGACCCTTTTTAGACTTTCGCTTAATGTGGCTACGACAAGACTCATTTTGGGAGATGCATACGCAGGTAATGTAATTTCGGCGTTTGGTGATTTTGTTGTTGGCGGTAATTATGTAGTTGGATTTATCATTTTCCTGATTCTTGTGATTATTCAATTTGTGGTTATCACTAAAGGTGCTGGTAGAATTGCAGAAGTAGCCGCACGATTTACTTTGGATGCCATGCCCGGAAAACAAATGGCAATTGACGCTGATTTAAATGCGGGCATTGTAGATGAAATGGAAGCGAGATCAAGGCGTGAAAAAATTTCAAATGAAGCTGATTTTTACGGAGCGATGGATGGCGCCTCGAAATTTGTAAGGGGCGATGCAATTGCAGGATTGATTGTAACTGCAGTAAATATCCTGGGTGGGTTCATCATCGGGGTATTTCAAAAGGATATGGATTTAGCAGGTGCTTTACAAACTTATATGCTTTTGACAATTGGTGACGGATTGGTATCCCAAATACCCGCATTGATTTTGTCAACTAGCGCTGGTATAATTGTAACAAGGGCATCTTCGGGTTCTAGTTTAGGTGAAGATTTAACCAAGCAGATCCTGAGTCAACCGAGAGCGTTATACATTGTTGCAGTTTCATTATTTATGTTTGGTTTTGCTCCGGGTTTACCTTTTTTTCCATTTTTTATTTTAGCAAGTTTAAGTGCAGTTGTGGCCCGAAGTTTAATCTCTTCTCAAAAGGAAACTGAACTACAAAAACAATCAGAGCTGGAAGAGAGCAAAGAGCCGGAAGAAGAAAACTTCAACCGTTACTTACAAGTGGATCCATTAGAGATCGAAATAGGCTACGGATTAATACCATTAGTAGATGAAGACAATAACGGGGATCTTTTACACAGGATAACCTCTATTCGAAAACAATGCGCATTAGAAATAGGCATTATCGTTCCGCCAATTAGAATTAGAGACAATATTGGGCTGGGACCAGAGGATTACGTGATTAAAATAAGGGGAGCTGAAGTTGCCAAAGGAGAAATTTATCTGAATAGAATTATGGCCCTTCCGGCTGGTGAATTGACTAAAAAGTTTGATGGAATTGAAACAAAAGATCCGGCTTTTGGATTGCCTGCTATCTGGATATCGACGAATCAAAAAGATGAAGCTGAAAAAGAAGGATACACAGTTATCGAGCCGGGTGCTGTGCTTGTAACTCATTTGAAAGAAATTCTAAAAAAGCATGCTGATGAAATTTTGACCAGGGAAGATGTCAATGACTTAGTTGAAAATGTCAAGCAAGAAAACAATACAATTGTTGAGGAATTAATTCCCAATCTTCTTACAATCGGGAAAATCCAGAAAGTGTTACAAAACCTTCTTAGGGAAAGAGTTTCTATAAGAGATATGGTCTCAATTCTGGAAACCTTGGCTAATCATTCAAATTTAACCAAAGAGCCAGATATATTGACTGAATTTGTAAGGAGCAACTTAGCGAAGACAATCTATAAACCCTATTTATCAGAAGATAATGTGGTTTATACTTTGACTCTCGAGCCTTCGTTAGAAAAATACCTGGCTGATAATTTAGCACAAAATAAAAATATCGGCCTCAATTTACCTCCGGATACCCTGAAGGCTCTATATCGCACTGTTGAAAAGGAATCAGGAGTCATGGCACACAGAAGTTTAAATCCTTTGATTTTATGTTCTCCAGCAATACGGTCCTTTTTAAGAAAGCTATTAGAGCTGGCGTTCCCACAAACTGCCGTATTGTCTTATAATGAAATCCCAAGCGAAGTAGATATTCAATCAATTGGAATAGTAAGGTTAGAAAATGAAAATTAAAAAATTCTCTGCTCCAGATACCAAGGTTGCGATGCAGCAGGTTAAAGAAGTTTTGGGTGACCATGCAATTATTTTGCATGTACAGGAGAAAGCAGATCCCAAAACTAAGAAAAAATTTGTGGAAGTTACTGCTGCCCTGGATGACGATTATCAAAAATATAATAATATCGCCGATCAATTATTTACAGCTACATCCAATAATTCAGCTGCTTCAGTTTCCAGGATAAATACGCTTCTCGGTAAACCGGAAAGGCCAGGTTCGTACACGCACAATTATTCAAATCGAGACCCGTTTACCGGCCATTCCGATGTTGAAAAATTTTCTTCCTGGCGTGAATTTGAAGATGTAAAAAGCCAATTGGCTTCAATTACCACACTATTACAAAACAACGGCTATCCGGAATTTCCACCAATGTTTATGGATGTTTATGCGATGCTAGTTTCCAAGGGTGTGGAAAAAAGATTAGCAGCCGTCTTACTTAGAAAAGTCGAACGAGAAATTAAATCCAATGTCAGGGTAACAAGAAAATTAGTAAAGGGGATACTAGGTAAGAACATTGAAAAATTTATTTCTGAATTTGACACCATTCACGAAAATAAAAAAACCGGGAAAAAAATTAAAGCATTCGTCGGACCAACCGGTGTTGGTAAGACCACCTGTATAGCAAAATTATCTGCTATTGACACGGTGTACGATAATCGTAAAGTAGGGTTAATATCAACAGATACATATAGAATTGGTGCGATCGAACAGCTTAAAACCTATGCCAATATAACGAAGACGCCGCTAGAAGTGATTTATTCCCCAAAAGAAATGAAACATGCTTTAGCAAGATTGCAGGACATGGAAACCATCTACATCGATACACCTGGAAGAAGCCAAAAAAACCTGGATGCGATCATAGAACTCTCAAAATTCCTGGACCATTGTCCAAACCTGGAAATCAGCCTGGTGATGAGTTTAACCTGTAATCTCGACAATCTGCAAGATGTTTTAACCAATTATTCAATTCTGCCTATAGATAATTTATTATTCACCAAATACGATGAGACAGAAACAGCCGGCAATATTTTAAACATCGTTCACCAAGCCCAAAAGCCTGTTTCATTTATTTCAACCGGACAAAATGTCCCTGAAGATATTAAGGAAGCTAATGCGAGGATCATTTCAAATATGATTATGGGAGAGAAAAAATCATGACTAAAGATCAAGCCTCTAAGTTACGAGATCTAATACCCGGAAAAGAAACTTTTCCCAGGGTTGAAAACTCACTTGCTACCCAAAGAATAGGAATTACTTCCGGAAAAGGTGGAGTCGGTAAAAGTATAATTGCACTCAATTTGTCTATTCTGTTAGCCAAAAGCCATCGCCCGACGTTGCTAATTGATGGGGATTTGAATTTATCGAATATATCCATCTTGACAGATACGGCTCCTGAATTCGGTTTTTTGGATGTTAAGCAAGGTAATAAATTATTGAAAGATGTAATATTCCCTTACCAGGATAATTTGTCCATTTTGACGTCAGGTTCCGGCGAATTGAAATTGTTAAATTCAAAAGATGAATTTCTAAACCATCTTCGCATTCAATTCCAACAATTAGACGGTAAATTTGATTATGTCTGTATCGATTCACCATCAGGAATTTCTTCCCTGGTTTTTGGTGAATTGGCTTCCTGCGATGAAGTATTCGTTGTTTCCACACCCGATCCGACTTCGATAACCGATGCTTACGCTATTGTTAAGATGATGACCTATTTTTATCCCCATATCCCATTATACCTGATTTTGAATTTTGTAAGGTCGGAAGACGATGCTTTTGAAGCCTATAAGAAATTTGATCTCATTACAGAAAAATTCTTGCACAGACAAATCAATTATTTGGGCTGTCTTAATTATTCGGATGAAGTAATTCAATCTGTACTGCAACAACAACCCTTAGCGCTAAGGGAGGGGTCTAGTATATTTATCGATCAACTTAAGAAGATTATGAATCGTTGGCTGGAATCGGCACATAGTGGCTATGAGTCGATTATGGAGTTCAGCACAAGCTAAACTAGAAGGAGAGCGAGTTATGACACTGCAGACAATTGCAGCAAAGGAATATAAAAGCACAAATCAGAATGAAGACCCCAGTGATTTGTGGCAAATGTATACTAAAACCAAGAATCGGGCCATTAAAGAAAAGCTTCTCATAAAATATCTTCCTTTGGTAAAATATGTGGTTGGAAGAATGATTCTTACGCTTCCCAATTCTGTGAATTATGACGATTTGGTAAGCGCAGGAACAATGGGACTGCTTGCGGCCATCGATAGATTCGATATAAAAATGGGTGTGAAATTTGAAACTTATGTCGTTCCAAGAATTCGCGGATCTATCCTGGATGAACTAAGAGCGTTGGATTGGGTACCACGTTCAGTTCGCAGTAAAGCGAAAAAGCTTGAAAAAGCCATTATGAGTATCGAATCACAGCTTGGACGTGTCGCAACTGCTGAAGAAATTGCGGATGAATTGCAAATGGACCTGGAAGAATACGAACATATGCTTTCTAAGGTGGGTGATAACTCAATGATGTCCCTCGATCGTGAATTCTATGAGTCTAGCGAAACCAACGGTACTCTTTACGATCTAATTACCAATGTTAAATCTGAAGATCCGATTAAAATAATGGAGAATGATGAGTTAAATGATATTCTGGTTGAATATTTAAATAGTCTGCCAGAAAACGAAAAATTGGTTTTAGCATTGTATTACTATGAAGATCTAACTCTCAAAGAGATTGGTATGGTGATGCAAGTTTCCGAGTCAAGAGTTTCCCAAATCCATACCAAAGCGGTTCAACGCCTTAGATTAAAACTTAAAGAGTTTATTTATTCATGAACGATTGACAAGGAGGGGCTATGGTAGCGCCCTTACATTTACAAGATAATCTTTCAAAAATTCCTTTAGTACAAAAAATTCATGATTCATCCCAAGTTATACCGCAAGTGAACAAAGATCAGATAAAAGAGCAAATAAAACAGGATGCAACTAAAGAAGCGACTACAACAAAAGAATCAAAACACGGAGAGAAAGTAGAGATTCGGGATGATAATCGGGACCGTAACAGAAGAAGAAAGAAAAGGAAATTCCGTAAAACCGGAGATTCATCAGAAGATAATACAGAAAAAATTGAATCTAAGATGGGGCAACTAATCGACATAACAGTTTAGGTTTGGAGCATATTCTTGAGCAAAAACATTAATTCAGACCAAATCAAAAATGTAATTCAGCATATTTTTGATTTACCGACATTACCCACAACGATAGCTAGAATGATTGAGGTTATTGACCATCCATCATCTTCAGCCCAAACACTGGATAGAATTATTTCAGGAGACCAGGCTCTCGCAGCCCAGATTTTAAAACTTGCAAACTCCGCTTATTATGGATTTCCAAGAAAAATAAATACAATTACTTTGGCGATAGTCGTTCTTGGTTTTGAAACGGTTAAAAATTTCGGATTGAGTGTATCAGTCATAGATCGATTTTCCTGCTATAATAATACGGCTCCATTTGATATTTATCTTTTTTGGGAACATTCCATTTGTACTGCTCTCGCCAGTCGTTTACTTGCCAGGGAGTGTGGTTACCAGCCTGCCGGAGAAGCTTTTGCAACAGGTCTCCTTCATGATTTGGGCAAATATGTCATTAGCTTGCATTTTAGAAATGAATTTGAAATTGTTATCAAACAAATGATAGAAGAAGATATTCCGATGTTTGAAGCGGAAGAACAGCAATTATCGGGAATCAACCATGCACATGCAGGCGCATGGCTTGCAGAAAAATGGAACCTATCGGATTCAATTGTGGAAGGTATCTATTTCCACCATAAACCGCAATTAGCGCTGAAACATCAAAGGCTCGTTTGGATTATCCATTTTGCAAATTACCTGACCAAAAAAATTGGTGCAGGTTTTTCGGGAGATCTTTCAACAAATTGCTTCCAGGAGGAGGCCATTCTTGCACTAAATTTAGTTTTGGATGGGAATGGCAATATTGATGAAGACTACTATTTTAAGAAAATTAGTCAGGAAATCGAAAAAGAACAAGCTTTGTTTGATTTGGTCCGAAATCGCCCGGGAGATAAGCAATTAAGCAATTACCAAGATAATCAATGGAGTGAATATGCCACTAACCATGCATGAAATTGATAAATCCATTAATACAAATGTTGATTTCATTAAATCTTTCCAAATGTTAAATAGCGTAAATAATTGGGTGATTTTTTTGGATCGTTATCGTGAAACAATTCAAAAAGTACTTCCTTGCAAAAGTATTACGTTATTTGAATATGATGAAAGAAAAAAATTGCATTTTGTCGCTGATGTATTTCCACAGAAATTTCATGGATTTGTAAATCACCAGTTGGAAGAGGGTATTATTTCCTGGGCTCAACTTCACAATGAAGTATTTATTTCAGAAACAGAGTTTTGTTATGATGAATTTCATCCATCCAAATCCATATTTATGCCTTTGCACCAGAACAAACAACCAAGAGGTGTGATTGAAATTTTACCGGAGAATTCCATTCATCTCGAAAATGGATCAGTCCTCAGCCATCTTAAAATATTATGTACTCTCATATCAGATAAAATAGAAATTCTCAAATTAAGCTCAAAATTAGCTGAAAAGGAGAGCATGCTTGAAAGAATTACCAACCAGTTTGAGATGACGAATAAAATGGTTTCGTTGGGTGAATTAGCCGGAAGTGTTGCACATGAAATCAATAATCCAATGACCACGATTCTGGGACGGCTGCAATTATTGATCGAGTCTAATTCATTACCCGATCAGGTACAAAATAAGATGAAAGTAATTGAAACCCAGGCTAATCGAGTATCAAAACTCATTCATGCACTCTTATCTTTTGCACGAGGAAATAATGAAAGTATCGACGAAGAAATAAACATCAACCAGGTAATTAATAGTTCCTTGGATTTAACGTGCCATAATTTGAAGATTAATAAAATTGAAATAAGTACAAATTTAGTGGATGACTTGCCAGTAATATATGGTAACCCGATTCAATTACAGCAGGTTTTTATTAATCTAATTAACAATGCCCAGCACGCAATGCAGGCCAAGGGAAAATTAACAATCGGGACTCGCCTTTTTGATGCAGGTGTTTGTATTACTATAAAAGATAATGGTTCCGGCATTGATCCCAAAGATCACGAAAAAATTTTTGAATTGCTTTACTCCACAAAAAAAACATCTGGTGGTACCGGATTAGGCTTATCAATATGCAAACAAATCGTACAGAAATATAACGGAACAATTTCAGTGGATAGCCAATTAGGCCAGGGAACAAAATTTGAAATTTATATTCCATTCAAAAGTAACCAAAAGAAACGGAAGTTGAGGAGATAGAATTAATGAAGAAGTACTATTCAATCTTACAAATATTAACATTTGTCTTATTAACTACAGTGAAATTATTTGGGCAAAATTATATCGAGCAAATATCTACTAAGAATGTCGATAATGGCATTCAAATAAATTTAGCAACACATGCCTCGGTTTCTCATGAAATATTAAATTTTGACTCCCGGTCAACTACACTTGTCAAGATTTTTCCACTCACCATTCAGCAAGATAATAAAGATGCTCTATTGGCTTCATTAAGTGGATTAGGTATCGATATCCAAGCTTTAGAACTCGGTAATAATACTGTACTGCTGGCTTTTAAAAATGTCCTTTCGAATAGATTATCCATAAAAACAAATGAGAGTAAAGATAAACTAAGGATCCACATTTTAGACAATCAGAAAATATCTAAATCAGTCGGGAAATCAAATTCACAATTATCTCAAGAATATTATCAAAAAGCAATGCAGCTTTTTGAAAGCGGGGAATAT
Coding sequences within it:
- a CDS encoding HDOD domain-containing protein, which codes for MSKNINSDQIKNVIQHIFDLPTLPTTIARMIEVIDHPSSSAQTLDRIISGDQALAAQILKLANSAYYGFPRKINTITLAIVVLGFETVKNFGLSVSVIDRFSCYNNTAPFDIYLFWEHSICTALASRLLARECGYQPAGEAFATGLLHDLGKYVISLHFRNEFEIVIKQMIEEDIPMFEAEEQQLSGINHAHAGAWLAEKWNLSDSIVEGIYFHHKPQLALKHQRLVWIIHFANYLTKKIGAGFSGDLSTNCFQEEAILALNLVLDGNGNIDEDYYFKKISQEIEKEQALFDLVRNRPGDKQLSNYQDNQWSEYATNHA
- a CDS encoding FliA/WhiG family RNA polymerase sigma factor — its product is MTLQTIAAKEYKSTNQNEDPSDLWQMYTKTKNRAIKEKLLIKYLPLVKYVVGRMILTLPNSVNYDDLVSAGTMGLLAAIDRFDIKMGVKFETYVVPRIRGSILDELRALDWVPRSVRSKAKKLEKAIMSIESQLGRVATAEEIADELQMDLEEYEHMLSKVGDNSMMSLDREFYESSETNGTLYDLITNVKSEDPIKIMENDELNDILVEYLNSLPENEKLVLALYYYEDLTLKEIGMVMQVSESRVSQIHTKAVQRLRLKLKEFIYS
- the flhA gene encoding flagellar biosynthesis protein FlhA, which translates into the protein MNQPARNLISRITGHSDILMAFGIILILTIMIVPIPTAFMDLLLVINITFALTVLLVTLYINEPLEFSVFPGMLLILTLFRLSLNVATTRLILGDAYAGNVISAFGDFVVGGNYVVGFIIFLILVIIQFVVITKGAGRIAEVAARFTLDAMPGKQMAIDADLNAGIVDEMEARSRREKISNEADFYGAMDGASKFVRGDAIAGLIVTAVNILGGFIIGVFQKDMDLAGALQTYMLLTIGDGLVSQIPALILSTSAGIIVTRASSGSSLGEDLTKQILSQPRALYIVAVSLFMFGFAPGLPFFPFFILASLSAVVARSLISSQKETELQKQSELEESKEPEEENFNRYLQVDPLEIEIGYGLIPLVDEDNNGDLLHRITSIRKQCALEIGIIVPPIRIRDNIGLGPEDYVIKIRGAEVAKGEIYLNRIMALPAGELTKKFDGIETKDPAFGLPAIWISTNQKDEAEKEGYTVIEPGAVLVTHLKEILKKHADEILTREDVNDLVENVKQENNTIVEELIPNLLTIGKIQKVLQNLLRERVSIRDMVSILETLANHSNLTKEPDILTEFVRSNLAKTIYKPYLSEDNVVYTLTLEPSLEKYLADNLAQNKNIGLNLPPDTLKALYRTVEKESGVMAHRSLNPLILCSPAIRSFLRKLLELAFPQTAVLSYNEIPSEVDIQSIGIVRLENEN
- a CDS encoding AAA family ATPase, which encodes MTKDQASKLRDLIPGKETFPRVENSLATQRIGITSGKGGVGKSIIALNLSILLAKSHRPTLLIDGDLNLSNISILTDTAPEFGFLDVKQGNKLLKDVIFPYQDNLSILTSGSGELKLLNSKDEFLNHLRIQFQQLDGKFDYVCIDSPSGISSLVFGELASCDEVFVVSTPDPTSITDAYAIVKMMTYFYPHIPLYLILNFVRSEDDAFEAYKKFDLITEKFLHRQINYLGCLNYSDEVIQSVLQQQPLALREGSSIFIDQLKKIMNRWLESAHSGYESIMEFSTS
- the flhF gene encoding flagellar biosynthesis protein FlhF yields the protein MKIKKFSAPDTKVAMQQVKEVLGDHAIILHVQEKADPKTKKKFVEVTAALDDDYQKYNNIADQLFTATSNNSAASVSRINTLLGKPERPGSYTHNYSNRDPFTGHSDVEKFSSWREFEDVKSQLASITTLLQNNGYPEFPPMFMDVYAMLVSKGVEKRLAAVLLRKVEREIKSNVRVTRKLVKGILGKNIEKFISEFDTIHENKKTGKKIKAFVGPTGVGKTTCIAKLSAIDTVYDNRKVGLISTDTYRIGAIEQLKTYANITKTPLEVIYSPKEMKHALARLQDMETIYIDTPGRSQKNLDAIIELSKFLDHCPNLEISLVMSLTCNLDNLQDVLTNYSILPIDNLLFTKYDETETAGNILNIVHQAQKPVSFISTGQNVPEDIKEANARIISNMIMGEKKS